One genomic segment of Paenibacillus durus includes these proteins:
- the nifH gene encoding nitrogenase iron protein has protein sequence MSKKPRQIAFYGKGGIGKSTTSQNTLAQLATTFDQKIMIVGCDPKADSTRLILNTKAQQTVLHLAAELGSVEDLELEDVVATGFGGILCVESGGPEPGVGCAGRGIITSINFLEEQGAYDGMDFISYDVLGDVVCGGFAMPIRENKAQEIYIVCSGEMMAMYAANNIARGILKYAQSGGVRLGGLICNSRNTDREDELITELARRLNTQMIHFVPRDNVVQHAELRRMTVTQYNPDHPQAQEYKQLADKILHNEKLTIPTPIEMDELEQLLIEFGVVEDEETAIKKLEAAGH, from the coding sequence ATGAGTAAGAAACCAAGACAAATCGCATTCTACGGTAAAGGCGGTATCGGTAAATCCACAACTTCCCAGAACACTTTGGCTCAGCTGGCAACGACTTTTGATCAAAAAATCATGATCGTAGGCTGCGACCCTAAAGCCGACTCCACTCGTCTGATCCTGAATACGAAAGCTCAACAAACGGTACTTCACCTGGCTGCTGAATTGGGTTCGGTAGAAGATCTTGAACTCGAAGACGTAGTCGCAACCGGCTTTGGCGGCATCCTCTGCGTGGAGTCCGGCGGTCCGGAACCAGGCGTAGGCTGCGCAGGCCGCGGGATCATCACTTCCATCAACTTCCTGGAAGAGCAAGGCGCTTATGACGGCATGGACTTCATCTCCTACGACGTACTGGGTGACGTTGTATGCGGCGGTTTCGCAATGCCTATCCGCGAGAACAAAGCACAAGAGATTTATATCGTCTGCTCCGGTGAAATGATGGCTATGTACGCAGCGAACAACATCGCACGCGGTATCCTGAAATATGCTCAAAGCGGCGGCGTTCGTCTGGGCGGCCTGATCTGTAACTCCCGTAACACCGACCGTGAAGACGAGCTGATCACGGAACTTGCGCGTCGTCTGAACACGCAAATGATCCACTTCGTGCCTCGCGACAACGTCGTACAACATGCCGAGCTGAGAAGAATGACGGTTACTCAATACAACCCGGATCATCCTCAAGCTCAAGAGTACAAGCAGCTGGCTGACAAAATCCTGCACAACGAAAAGCTGACGATCCCGACTCCGATCGAAATGGACGAACTGGAACAACTGTTGATCGAGTTCGGTGTGGTAGAAGACGAAGAAACAGCTATCAAGAAGCTCGAAGCTGCTGGTCACTAG
- a CDS encoding IS5 family transposase (programmed frameshift), whose protein sequence is MQDLLPPENTGEGRPSKPNRVMLNGMLWKVKTGAPWRDLPERFGPWKTVYSRFRLWSNDDLFQKVFESLTSDADLQDVSLDSTSCKVHQHAAGAKKGAENAETNQEIGLSRGGRNTKIHAVVDALGNPVRLFLTPGNIHDCTVAIEVLSDVTLSGSMVLADKAYGTQNIRTYIESQNATFCIPPKSNAADPWACDFHHYKERHVVECFFNKLKQFRGIATRYDKLSRNFLSFAFLASAMILLK, encoded by the exons ATACAAGATCTATTGCCACCCGAAAACACGGGAGAAGGTAGACCCTCAAAACCCAATCGAGTGATGCTTAATGGAATGCTTTGGAAAGTCAAAACAGGGGCTCCTTGGCGTGATTTGCCTGAACGTTTTGGCCCTTGGAAAACCGTGTATTCCCGATTCCGTTTATGGAGCAACGATGACCTTTTTCAAAAGGTGTTTGAGTCCTTGACCAGCGATGCGGACTTGCAGGATGTCTCACTGGACAGCACCTCCTGTAAAGTTCACCAGCACGCAGCAGGGGCTAAAAAGG GGGCCGAAAACGCCGAAACCAACCAGGAAATCGGACTTTCCCGAGGGGGACGCAATACCAAAATCCACGCCGTAGTGGACGCGCTGGGTAATCCGGTTCGTCTGTTTCTAACGCCTGGAAACATCCATGACTGTACGGTAGCCATCGAAGTCCTCTCTGACGTAACGTTGTCTGGAAGCATGGTTTTAGCCGATAAAGCCTACGGAACCCAGAATATTCGAACGTATATTGAATCCCAAAACGCAACGTTCTGCATCCCGCCCAAGTCCAATGCGGCAGATCCTTGGGCATGTGATTTTCACCATTATAAAGAACGCCATGTTGTGGAATGTTTTTTCAACAAACTCAAACAATTCCGGGGGATTGCAACACGCTATGACAAGCTTTCCCGAAATTTTTTGAGCTTTGCCTTTTTGGCTTCTGCGATGATTTTGTTAAAGTAG
- a CDS encoding nitroreductase family protein — protein sequence MSQQTFNPTQELSEEVKANRQADHSINPLFVNRWSPRSFSGQNVSEEDLLTVLEAARWAPSARNGQPWRFILANTEEELQTFRELIFPSNRVWADQAPAIIGLASYKLWEDGQPNPYHAFDTGAAWQAIALQASLLGLSTRAIASFDKEKARTALNVPDDYDVHLLIPIGYQGQADVLDENFRSLEKPNGRRSLSDSIIEGKWDLPQA from the coding sequence ATGAGTCAACAAACGTTTAATCCGACCCAGGAGCTTTCTGAAGAAGTAAAAGCCAATCGCCAAGCCGATCATTCGATCAATCCGTTGTTTGTAAACCGCTGGTCTCCTCGTTCGTTCTCCGGCCAGAATGTTAGCGAAGAGGATCTGCTGACTGTGCTGGAGGCCGCGCGCTGGGCTCCGTCCGCCAGAAACGGACAGCCCTGGCGTTTCATCCTGGCCAACACGGAGGAGGAGCTGCAAACCTTCCGGGAATTGATCTTCCCAAGCAACCGGGTGTGGGCTGATCAGGCGCCAGCCATTATTGGTCTTGCTTCCTACAAGCTGTGGGAAGATGGCCAGCCCAACCCGTACCATGCGTTCGACACCGGTGCCGCCTGGCAGGCGATAGCGCTTCAAGCCTCGCTACTCGGCTTGTCCACCCGCGCCATTGCCAGCTTCGATAAGGAGAAGGCCCGTACTGCCCTGAATGTGCCGGATGATTATGATGTACATCTGCTGATACCGATTGGATACCAGGGGCAGGCCGATGTCTTGGACGAAAATTTTCGCAGCCTTGAGAAGCCGAACGGCCGGCGGTCTTTAAGTGACAGTATCATTGAAGGAAAATGGGATTTGCCGCAAGCTTAA
- a CDS encoding endonuclease/exonuclease/phosphatase family protein, whose translation MQHVRFSEKETTEQIPALPPVRYRVASFNIRFDNPEDRRNRWEFRKSNLLGMLHYYSWDIIGLQEVCGNQMTELAALSGYRYEGEGRDGGLSGEHCPIFYRKDIFEKEAGGTFWLSLSPGEPSISWGADCPRICTWARLRDKRTGQVLVFLNTHLDHISEEARFQGARLITDWIGSYVPDAPVMITGDFNAGREERCYRKLSGFLRDAKWVSEGIPYGPEGTFSNFDYNMPWAEMKEIDYILVSEQVKVVSMRTVTDSFDRHYPSDHFPVTAEVEIRR comes from the coding sequence TTGCAGCATGTACGATTTTCAGAGAAAGAGACAACAGAGCAGATTCCTGCTTTACCCCCGGTCCGTTACCGTGTCGCCTCGTTTAATATCCGCTTTGACAATCCCGAGGATCGGAGAAACCGCTGGGAATTTCGCAAGAGCAATCTTCTGGGAATGCTCCATTACTATTCTTGGGATATCATCGGTCTGCAGGAGGTTTGCGGAAATCAAATGACCGAATTGGCCGCACTCTCCGGCTACCGCTATGAGGGCGAAGGCCGCGATGGAGGGCTAAGCGGCGAACATTGCCCTATATTCTATCGCAAGGATATTTTCGAGAAGGAAGCCGGAGGAACGTTTTGGCTTTCCTTATCTCCAGGGGAACCCTCAATATCGTGGGGGGCGGACTGCCCCCGTATATGCACCTGGGCAAGATTGCGGGACAAGAGAACTGGACAGGTTCTCGTCTTCCTGAACACGCACTTGGACCATATCAGCGAAGAAGCCCGTTTTCAAGGGGCGAGATTGATTACCGACTGGATAGGCTCGTATGTCCCGGATGCTCCGGTTATGATAACAGGCGATTTTAATGCAGGCAGGGAAGAACGATGCTACCGGAAATTAAGCGGATTTTTGCGGGATGCCAAGTGGGTTTCAGAAGGAATTCCATACGGTCCTGAAGGCACTTTTTCAAATTTTGACTACAACATGCCGTGGGCGGAAATGAAGGAGATCGACTACATCCTGGTCAGTGAACAGGTCAAGGTTGTGTCGATGCGAACGGTAACTGACAGCTTTGACAGACACTACCCCTCCGATCATTTTCCTGTAACTGCAGAGGTTGAAATTCGGAGATAA
- a CDS encoding extracellular solute-binding protein, translating into MKQTFNLLLILTLCFLLAACGNGNSSANQGAASPEASTGQAEPQTSQEPVNEKLIVYTNSNSDGRGEWLIDKAKAAGFDIEIVGAGGADLTNRLIAEKNNPIADVAYGLNSMLYEILTQNDVLEPFTPEWVGEIEKGLNDPDGYYHSLVKQAILLVYNPEKFTTETAPKEWTDLWNKAEYKGLYEAPTLLGQVTPRIVVAGILTRYQDPSGEYGISDEGWEQIKKFYDNGVPAVEGEDFYSKLAGGQTPIGALVSGVLASKEKQYGVKSGIVLPEIGVPVIVEQTAIIKGTKKRETAERFINWLGSAETQGEFAKEFNAMPANAKAAEQANEDVKKLYASIKTQTMDWAFIAQNIDNWAEKIELEVLK; encoded by the coding sequence ATGAAGCAAACGTTTAATCTTCTGTTGATTTTAACGCTGTGTTTTTTGCTTGCCGCTTGCGGGAATGGAAATTCTTCCGCCAATCAAGGGGCTGCCTCACCGGAAGCATCCACTGGACAAGCTGAGCCGCAGACCAGCCAGGAGCCCGTTAATGAAAAACTGATCGTTTATACCAACTCCAATTCGGACGGCAGGGGAGAATGGCTGATCGATAAGGCCAAGGCTGCCGGATTCGATATTGAGATTGTGGGTGCGGGCGGCGCCGATCTGACCAATCGCCTGATCGCGGAGAAGAACAATCCCATCGCCGACGTGGCATATGGCTTGAACTCCATGTTGTATGAAATCCTGACTCAGAACGATGTGCTAGAACCCTTTACCCCGGAGTGGGTGGGAGAGATCGAAAAGGGATTGAATGATCCCGATGGCTACTACCACAGCTTGGTGAAGCAGGCTATTCTGCTGGTCTATAATCCCGAGAAATTCACGACGGAAACCGCGCCTAAGGAATGGACCGATCTGTGGAACAAAGCGGAATACAAGGGCTTGTACGAAGCGCCTACCCTGCTGGGACAAGTTACACCGCGGATCGTCGTAGCGGGCATTCTGACGCGTTATCAGGACCCAAGCGGAGAATACGGCATTTCGGATGAAGGCTGGGAACAAATCAAGAAGTTCTATGATAACGGCGTCCCCGCCGTGGAGGGCGAAGATTTCTACTCCAAGCTGGCCGGCGGCCAAACACCGATCGGTGCGTTGGTATCGGGCGTATTGGCATCCAAAGAGAAGCAGTACGGCGTTAAATCCGGCATTGTTTTACCGGAGATCGGCGTTCCGGTCATTGTCGAACAAACGGCAATCATAAAAGGGACGAAGAAACGGGAAACGGCGGAACGTTTCATCAACTGGCTGGGAAGCGCCGAGACGCAGGGCGAATTCGCGAAAGAGTTTAACGCGATGCCTGCCAACGCCAAAGCTGCGGAACAGGCCAATGAAGACGTGAAAAAACTGTACGCCTCCATTAAAACGCAGACGATGGATTGGGCCTTTATCGCCCAGAATATTGACAATTGGGCTGAGAAAATCGAGCTGGAAGTATTGAAATAA
- a CDS encoding ABC transporter ATP-binding protein, with the protein MITFKDIHIQFGEQSVIPNLNLQIREGEFFTFLGPSGCGKTTILRSLVGFINPSDGQILLNDRDITNVPIEKRGISMVFQSYALFPTLNVYENIAFGLRVKKIPSARLDEEVRDIAQKVDLSEEQLFKKVSELSGGQQQRVAIARALVLKPSILALDEPLSNLDAKLRVQLRNELKSLQKKFGITTIYVTHDQEEALTLSDRIAVFHKGVAEQVGTPQEIYNHSATEFVCNFIGSSNLLDPALAAGPLKTWADPGKNVYIRNEKVSLYPFSSDETAVVVKGRIVEQEFYGIYTKYTIETDGYGMLKSVEIANSLNCRSAGDEVEVYLNVKDILQY; encoded by the coding sequence ATGATTACATTCAAAGATATTCATATTCAGTTCGGAGAGCAATCAGTTATCCCAAACCTGAACCTGCAGATCAGGGAGGGCGAGTTTTTTACATTTCTGGGTCCGTCCGGCTGTGGCAAGACTACCATTCTTCGCAGTCTGGTCGGTTTTATCAACCCGTCGGACGGGCAAATTTTGCTGAACGACCGGGACATCACCAATGTTCCAATCGAAAAGAGAGGGATCAGCATGGTGTTTCAGAGCTACGCGCTGTTTCCCACTTTGAACGTTTATGAGAATATCGCTTTTGGACTCAGGGTAAAAAAAATCCCTTCTGCCCGCTTGGATGAAGAAGTTCGCGATATCGCGCAAAAGGTCGATTTAAGCGAAGAACAGCTCTTTAAGAAGGTGTCCGAATTGTCCGGCGGACAGCAGCAGCGGGTGGCCATTGCCAGAGCGCTTGTGCTGAAGCCGAGCATCTTGGCTCTGGACGAGCCTTTATCCAATCTTGACGCAAAGCTTCGGGTGCAGCTGCGCAACGAGCTGAAGAGTCTGCAAAAAAAGTTTGGCATCACCACGATTTACGTTACGCATGACCAGGAAGAAGCCTTGACTCTTTCGGACCGGATCGCGGTGTTTCATAAGGGTGTTGCCGAGCAGGTAGGGACGCCGCAAGAGATTTATAACCATTCCGCGACCGAGTTCGTATGCAACTTCATCGGAAGCAGCAATTTGTTGGACCCCGCGCTTGCCGCAGGGCCATTGAAGACTTGGGCAGATCCGGGGAAGAACGTTTATATCCGTAATGAAAAAGTCAGCCTGTACCCTTTTTCGAGCGATGAAACAGCGGTTGTGGTCAAAGGCAGAATTGTGGAGCAGGAATTTTACGGTATATACACCAAATATACGATTGAAACCGACGGATACGGCATGCTGAAAAGCGTGGAAATTGCAAATAGCCTGAACTGCCGTTCGGCAGGAGACGAAGTTGAGGTTTATCTCAATGTCAAGGATATTTTGCAGTATTAG
- a CDS encoding ABC transporter permease yields the protein MYAFLGWFIVAFLIYPNLNVYYEIFFGGGSFSLNAVQKLISSDRAMKSLYNSFILALSLVVTVNMVGIFLVLVTEYFEIKGAKILRLGYFTTLVYSGVVLVSGYKFIYGESGFITRVLSHLFHAFNVNWFHGYGAVLFVMTFACTSNHVIFLTNALRKLDFQTVEAAKNMGASTFYILRRVVLPVLKPTIFALTILLFLTGLGATSAPLILGGSEFQTITPMILTFARSVTSKDLAALLALVLGLATLLLLTLMIRFEKNGNFMSVSKVKSALVKQKINNRLCNVLVHTTAYFLFVIYTIPVVLIILFSFTDAQSISTATLSPGVFTMDNYITVFSSMTAFKPYLVSICYAAAASLAVVALSLMASRILHKFNNVWSRTLEYALLIPWMLPSTLIAIGLIVTFDTPKPILGNTVLLGTVWMLLIAYVIVHIPFTLRMVKASFFSIDSNLEDAAKNLGARSFYSFRRVLLPIILPSALAVLALNFNGILADYDLTVFLYHPLYQPLGIVIKNSTDAQALADTQALTLVYSVVLMMMSAITLYGVYGRKSRGKRD from the coding sequence ATGTATGCTTTTCTTGGATGGTTTATCGTCGCTTTTCTGATTTATCCCAACCTTAATGTCTATTACGAGATTTTTTTTGGCGGCGGTTCATTTTCGCTGAATGCGGTGCAAAAATTAATCTCCTCCGACCGGGCGATGAAAAGTCTGTACAACAGCTTCATCCTTGCCTTATCACTGGTTGTCACGGTTAATATGGTCGGCATCTTTCTCGTTCTGGTTACGGAGTATTTTGAGATTAAAGGCGCCAAAATACTGCGGCTCGGTTATTTCACCACACTGGTATACAGCGGCGTTGTCCTGGTATCGGGCTATAAGTTCATTTACGGAGAATCCGGCTTTATTACCAGGGTTCTGTCCCATCTGTTTCATGCTTTTAATGTCAACTGGTTTCACGGATACGGGGCGGTGCTGTTTGTCATGACCTTTGCTTGCACCTCCAACCATGTCATCTTTTTGACCAACGCGCTCCGCAAGTTGGATTTCCAAACCGTAGAAGCGGCGAAAAATATGGGGGCCTCCACCTTTTATATCCTGAGGCGCGTCGTACTGCCGGTGCTGAAGCCGACGATTTTTGCGCTGACCATTCTGCTTTTTCTCACCGGGCTTGGAGCGACATCGGCGCCGCTGATTTTGGGAGGTTCCGAATTTCAGACCATTACGCCCATGATTCTTACCTTCGCAAGAAGTGTAACTTCAAAGGATCTGGCGGCTCTTCTGGCCCTTGTCTTGGGACTGGCCACGCTGTTGCTTCTGACCTTGATGATCCGGTTTGAAAAAAATGGGAATTTCATGTCGGTATCCAAGGTGAAATCCGCGCTGGTTAAGCAAAAAATCAACAACAGATTATGCAATGTGCTGGTTCATACCACCGCGTATTTCTTGTTTGTCATTTATACCATTCCCGTCGTGCTCATTATTTTGTTTTCATTTACCGATGCCCAGAGTATTTCCACAGCCACGCTGTCTCCCGGCGTATTTACAATGGACAACTATATCACCGTTTTTTCCAGTATGACCGCGTTTAAGCCGTATTTGGTTAGCATTTGTTATGCGGCGGCGGCTTCACTGGCCGTAGTGGCGCTATCATTGATGGCTTCTCGAATATTGCATAAGTTTAATAATGTCTGGAGCCGGACGCTGGAATACGCTTTGCTGATTCCCTGGATGCTGCCCTCCACGCTGATCGCCATCGGCCTGATTGTTACCTTTGACACACCCAAGCCGATTTTGGGCAATACCGTGCTGCTGGGCACCGTATGGATGCTGCTTATCGCTTATGTAATTGTTCATATTCCGTTTACGCTCAGGATGGTGAAAGCCTCTTTTTTCAGTATTGACAGCAATTTGGAGGACGCCGCTAAAAATTTGGGGGCCCGTTCTTTCTATTCGTTCAGAAGAGTGCTGCTGCCGATTATTCTTCCGTCTGCCTTGGCTGTTCTGGCGCTTAATTTCAATGGCATATTGGCGGATTACGATCTTACGGTATTCCTGTACCACCCGTTATATCAGCCGCTGGGCATTGTTATTAAAAACAGCACCGATGCGCAGGCGCTGGCCGATACTCAGGCATTGACCCTGGTGTATTCCGTAGTCCTGATGATGATGTCCGCCATTACGCTCTATGGAGTATACGGCAGAAAGAGCCGCGGCAAAAGAGATTGA
- a CDS encoding S-layer homology domain-containing protein has product MRKKNSTLKKSLMVMLIVCMSLASFGQAFAANVNSGKASDTAGHWAESTLKEWQQQGLIAGYQDGSLKPDHKITRAEFTALINKSFGYTNTAAISYKDVKEADWYYNDVAKAAAAGYITGYTDKTFKPNKPLTREELAVIVSSLLQLNESSSPVSFTDTQASRAWSIGKISAVVEAGLMQGYSGKFRPLQTATRAEAVVVLDRALKMRAANKTVVYDKAGTYGPETGVTTITGSVYLKAPDIVLRNTVINGNLIIGEEVGKGDITLKNVTVKGTTTINGGGKNSIHVDDSVLVTVIVNKQDGSIRIVTEGSGSVQQITLQSGALLEEGPGSGDGFGQVNLSALIPANAQVGLAGTFETVDVFAASIQVNLTAGSIQNLQVGASASNTGIDIAAGASVNTLILNAPVRVTGQGSIGTAIINVSGSTISQTPANVVRAPNVTVVIGIPIDPGSGSSSPVTQTVYGFEGRITDVDDQPVADMTIHFRRGLGVTSGDIAATVVTDTYGYYFANLAPGIYTGELVKPGFITTYVVGVSLSDYKNTGQDATAIRIPAADEIRIVLTWNEQPEDEDSHLVGPAPNNKVFHTWYADKKYGYNGELYADLDHDDVDSYGPETTTIRKRVDGTYTFYVHNFSGNGPGGADTLSASGAKVEIYNGSNATPVKTYHIPAGSGKEIYWNVFNMTVNGGSLTFEDKNELTDTAPRANEDIDDATPAPDSVNVENNPGATDIVTVGGLSAGEVVNVYDHDYNLIAQSAPVQAGSDSIKLSNLNLGTGSSTIYVSITRPVLGESPRLPVTVLGEAEYAELKTTVAAAFADHEVPVTLAVYQDVYLADPEVLLPSDLQVKVIGLEPVSTVSDDVYLNNDSSKVYLNGYNGTLEPVQYKVTLELRRGFSSVTKELVLTVPTVYSALNGSIAVARERNEELNDTELQAAIEHAELVRDNQQSTLEEYLNALDDLNKALQLAEL; this is encoded by the coding sequence GTGAGAAAAAAGAATAGCACTTTGAAAAAGAGTCTCATGGTAATGCTGATCGTATGCATGAGTTTAGCTTCATTCGGCCAAGCTTTTGCGGCTAACGTCAATTCGGGCAAAGCAAGCGATACAGCGGGCCACTGGGCGGAAAGCACTCTTAAAGAGTGGCAGCAGCAGGGTTTAATTGCTGGATACCAAGACGGATCGCTTAAGCCGGATCACAAAATTACCCGCGCAGAGTTTACAGCACTGATTAACAAATCCTTCGGCTATACCAATACAGCGGCCATCTCGTACAAAGACGTTAAGGAAGCGGATTGGTATTATAACGATGTTGCCAAGGCTGCGGCCGCGGGATACATAACGGGCTATACGGATAAGACTTTTAAGCCGAATAAGCCTCTTACCCGCGAGGAACTGGCAGTTATTGTTTCCTCTCTGCTGCAGCTGAACGAATCATCTTCTCCTGTCTCATTTACAGATACCCAAGCTAGCCGTGCGTGGAGTATCGGTAAAATTTCAGCCGTGGTTGAAGCTGGACTTATGCAAGGATACAGCGGGAAGTTCAGACCGTTGCAGACCGCTACAAGAGCTGAAGCGGTTGTCGTGCTGGACCGTGCGCTTAAAATGCGTGCAGCCAATAAAACCGTTGTTTACGATAAGGCCGGAACTTACGGTCCGGAGACTGGGGTCACAACAATCACCGGCTCCGTATATCTCAAAGCGCCGGACATTGTTCTCAGAAATACCGTAATTAACGGCAATCTGATTATCGGCGAAGAAGTAGGCAAAGGCGACATCACCTTGAAGAATGTCACAGTTAAAGGAACGACTACGATTAACGGCGGCGGGAAGAACAGTATCCATGTGGATGACTCTGTGCTGGTAACCGTAATCGTGAACAAACAGGATGGAAGCATCCGCATTGTCACCGAGGGCTCCGGCTCTGTCCAGCAGATTACGCTTCAATCCGGTGCGCTTCTGGAGGAGGGTCCCGGCAGTGGTGACGGCTTCGGGCAGGTCAACCTTTCCGCACTGATACCGGCGAATGCTCAGGTTGGTTTGGCGGGAACCTTTGAGACAGTGGATGTGTTTGCCGCCTCTATCCAGGTCAATCTGACCGCAGGCTCCATTCAAAATCTGCAGGTGGGTGCCTCCGCTTCGAATACAGGCATCGATATCGCTGCAGGAGCCAGCGTTAATACGCTGATTCTGAATGCTCCCGTCAGAGTTACCGGACAGGGTTCAATCGGCACAGCCATTATTAATGTTTCGGGTTCAACCATCTCGCAGACTCCGGCCAATGTGGTTCGGGCCCCTAATGTAACAGTTGTCATTGGGATACCGATAGACCCAGGAAGCGGTAGCAGCAGCCCTGTCACGCAAACCGTTTACGGGTTTGAGGGTAGAATTACGGATGTGGATGATCAGCCGGTGGCCGATATGACCATTCATTTCCGCAGAGGCTTGGGAGTTACCTCAGGCGATATTGCCGCCACCGTCGTAACGGATACGTACGGCTATTATTTCGCCAACCTGGCTCCCGGCATCTATACCGGAGAACTGGTCAAACCCGGTTTCATTACGACTTATGTCGTGGGCGTTTCGCTAAGCGATTATAAGAATACGGGACAAGACGCCACGGCCATCAGAATTCCGGCAGCCGACGAGATTCGAATCGTGCTCACCTGGAACGAACAGCCAGAGGATGAAGATTCTCACCTTGTCGGGCCAGCACCGAATAACAAGGTCTTCCATACATGGTACGCTGATAAGAAATATGGATACAACGGCGAACTCTACGCCGATCTGGATCATGATGATGTCGATTCCTACGGACCTGAAACGACTACAATCCGCAAGCGTGTGGACGGAACGTACACTTTCTATGTCCATAACTTTAGCGGTAACGGACCGGGTGGAGCTGATACCTTATCCGCTTCGGGCGCCAAGGTAGAAATCTATAATGGTTCCAATGCGACACCGGTCAAGACTTATCACATTCCGGCGGGAAGCGGCAAAGAAATTTATTGGAATGTATTTAATATGACGGTAAACGGCGGCAGTTTGACCTTCGAGGACAAGAACGAACTAACGGATACTGCACCTCGCGCCAATGAAGATATTGATGATGCTACACCGGCACCTGATAGTGTCAATGTAGAGAATAATCCCGGAGCGACCGATATTGTAACGGTAGGCGGCCTTTCTGCTGGAGAAGTCGTCAATGTATACGATCATGATTACAACCTTATCGCGCAATCCGCTCCTGTTCAGGCGGGCTCTGACAGCATAAAGTTGAGTAATCTGAATCTTGGAACAGGTAGCAGCACTATTTATGTTTCAATAACCCGTCCTGTCCTGGGAGAGAGCCCTCGTTTACCGGTGACTGTACTGGGAGAAGCGGAGTATGCGGAACTAAAAACAACGGTTGCCGCCGCTTTTGCCGACCATGAGGTACCTGTCACTTTAGCGGTTTACCAAGATGTCTATTTGGCAGATCCGGAAGTGCTCCTTCCTTCGGACTTACAGGTGAAAGTCATCGGTCTGGAGCCGGTCTCCACGGTCAGTGACGATGTCTACCTGAATAACGACAGCAGCAAGGTGTATCTGAACGGATATAATGGAACTCTTGAACCCGTTCAATACAAGGTCACGCTGGAACTTAGACGCGGTTTCTCCTCTGTGACGAAAGAGCTCGTTTTGACCGTTCCTACGGTGTACTCCGCTTTGAACGGCAGCATTGCCGTCGCCCGCGAACGGAACGAAGAACTCAATGATACCGAATTACAGGCTGCCATTGAGCATGCCGAACTTGTTAGAGATAATCAGCAATCCACACTGGAAGAATACTTGAATGCGTTGGATGACTTGAATAAGGCGCTGCAGCTCGCAGAACTATAA